In one Drosophila gunungcola strain Sukarami chromosome 2R unlocalized genomic scaffold, Dgunungcola_SK_2 000004F, whole genome shotgun sequence genomic region, the following are encoded:
- the LOC128254363 gene encoding trypsin alpha-like: MLKFVILLSAVACALGGTIPEGLLPQLDGRIVGGTTTTITSFPWQISLQRSGSHSCGGSVYSANIIVTAAHCLQSVSASVLQVRAGSSYWSSGGSVAKVASFKNHEGYNANTMVNDIAIVRLSSSLSFSSSIKAIGLASSNPANGASASVSGWGTQSYGSSSIPSQLQYVNVNIVGQSQCASSTYGYGSQIKSSMICAAASGKDACQGDSGGPLVSGGVLVGVVSWGYGCAYSNYPGVYASVADLRSWVVNNA; the protein is encoded by the coding sequence ATGCTGAAGTTCGTGATCTTGTTGTCCGCCGTGGCCTGCGCCCTGGGAGGCACCATCCCCGAGGGACTCCTGCCCCAGCTGGATGGCCGCATCGTCGGAGGAACgaccaccaccatcaccagcTTCCCCTGGCAGATCTCCCTGCAGCGCAGTGGCAGCCACTCCTGCGGCGGATCCGTCTACTCCGCCAACATCATTGTGACCGCCGCCCACTGCCTGCAGTCCGTGTCCGCCTCTGTGCTGCAAGTCCGTGCCGGATCCAGCTACTGGAGCTCCGGCGGCAGCGTGGCCAAGGTGGCCTCCTTCAAGAACCACGAGGGCTACAACGCCAACACCATGGTCAACGACATCGCCATCGTCAGGCTGAGCAGCTCCCTGTCCTTCAGCTCCTCCATCAAGGCCATCGGTCTGGCCAGCTCCAACCCCGCCAACGGCGCATCTGCCTCCGTCTCCGGCTGGGGCACCCAGTCCTACGGCTCCAGCTCCATCCCCTCCCAGCTGCAGTACGTCAACGTGAACATCGTCGGCCAGTCGCAGTGCGCTTCCTCCACCTACGGATACGGTAGCCAGATCAAGAGCAGCATGATCTGCGCTGCTGCCAGCGGCAAGGATGCCTGCCAGGGTGACTCCGGCGGCCCACTGGTCTCCGGTGGAGTCCTTGTCGGTGTGGTCTCCTGGGGATACGGATGCGCCTACTCCAACTACCCCGGTGTCTACGCCAGCGTGGCCGACCTCCGCTCCTGGGTGGTCAACAACGCCTAA
- the LOC128254360 gene encoding trypsin eta translates to MCIPLLLLAIGFSAVLSIAGQPEGRIINGTTVDIARHPYLVSLRYRRDEESSYKHECAGVIISEQALLTSAQCLHGLPEGTKLMAVAGANTRNGTDGFIYPVSNWTHHPSYDPLVVDYDIGVLFLDTPLNLTHFGISSIGIRPERPAVGRLATVAGWGYREEWGPSSYNLEQTEVPVVSSEQCTQIYGTGEVTDRMICAGFVAQGGSDACQGDTGGPLVIDNQLVGLVSWGRGCARPNYPTVYCYVASLVDWIEETIAAAGAQ, encoded by the coding sequence ATGTGCATCCCTTTACTGTTGTTGGCCATTGGATTCTCCGCCGTTTTATCCATCGCAGGCCAACCGGAGGGCAGGATAATTAATGGCACCACGGTGGACATAGCCCGGCATCCGTACCTCGTGTCCCTTCGCTATCGCCGGGATGAGGAGTCCAGCTACAAGCACGAGTGTGCCGGAGTGATCATCTCGGAGCAGGCACTGCTCACCAGTGCCCAGTGTCTTCATGGTCTACCGGAGGGTACTAAACTCATGGCTGTGGCTGGTGCAAATACCCGCAATGGCACCGATGGCTTCATTTACCCCGTCTCCAATTGGACCCATCATCCGAGCTACGATCCCCTCGTCGTTGACTATGACATTGGGGTTTTGTTCCTGGACACTCCCCTGAACCTCACCCACTTTGGCATCAGCTCGATTGGCATCCGTCCGGAGCGACCGGCAGTGGGTCGACTGGCCACCGTAGCCGGATGGGGATATCGCGAGGAATGGGGACCCTCCAGTTACAACTTGGAGCAGACCGAAGTGCCAGTGGTGAGCTCGGAGCAGTGCACCCAGATCTACGGCACGGGTGAGGTCACCGATCGCATGATCTGTGCCGGATTCGTGGCCCAAGGAGGCAGCGATGCCTGTCAAGGCGACACCGGTGGCCCCCTGGTCATCGACAATCAGCTGGTGGGTCTGGTGTCCTGGGGACGAGGCTGTGCCCGGCCCAACTACCCCACCGTCTACTGCTACGTGGCCAGTTTAGTGGATTGGATCGAAGAAACAATTGCCGCTGCCGGAGCGCAATAA
- the LOC128254362 gene encoding trypsin alpha — MLKIVILLSAVVCALGGTVPEGLLPQLDGRIVGGSATTIGSFPWQISLQRSGSHSCGGSVYSANIIVTAAHCLQSVSASVLQVRAGSSYWSSGGSVAKVASFKNHEGYNANTMINDIAVIRLSSSLPLSSSIKAIGLATYNPANGASAAVSGWGTQSSGASSIPSQLQYVNVNIVSQSRCASSTYGYGSQIKNTMICAAASGKDACQGDSGGPLVSGGVLVGVVSWGYGCAYANYPGVYADVAVLRSWVISTANKI, encoded by the coding sequence ATGCTGAAGATCGTGATCCTGTTGTCCGCCGTGGTCTGCGCCCTGGGAGGCACCGTTCCCGAGGGACTCCTGCCCCAGCTGGATGGCCGCATAGTCGGCGGTTCGGCCACCACCATCGGCAGTTTCCCCTGGCAGATCTCCCTGCAGCGCAGTGGCAGCCACTCCTGCGGCGGATCTGTCTACTCCGCCAACATCATTGTGACCGCCGCCCACTGCCTGCAGTCCGTGTCCGCCTCTGTGCTGCAAGTCCGTGCCGGATCCAGCTACTGGAGCTCCGGCGGCAGCGTGGCCAAGGTGGCCTCCTTCAAGAACCACGAGGGCTACAACGCCAACACCATGATCAACGACATCGCCGTGATCCGGCTGAGCTCCTCCCTGCCCCTCAGCTCCTCCATCAAGGCCATCGGTCTGGCCACCTACAACCCGGCCAACGGAGCCAGCGCCGCCGTCTCCGGCTGGGGCACCCAGTCCTCCGGCGCCAGCTCCATCCCCTCCCAGCTGCAGTACGTGAACGTGAACATCGTCAGCCAGTCGCGGTGCGCTTCCTCCACCTACGGCTACGGTAGCCAGATCAAGAACACCATGATCTGCGCTGCTGCCAGCGGCAAGGATGCCTGCCAGGGTGACTCCGGCGGCCCACTGGTCTCCGGTGGAGTCCTTGTCGGTGTGGTCTCCTGGGGATACGGCTGCGCTTACGCCAACTACCCCGGTGTCTACGCCGATGTGGCTGTTCTCCGCTCCTGGGTGATCAGCACTGCCAACAAAATCTAA
- the LOC128254359 gene encoding trypsin eta: MNKVLLRIFAVLLLLGLLGFLAVEAQPDGRIVGGADTSSYYTKYVVQLRRRSSASSAYAQTCGGCILDEVTIATAAHCVYNREAENFLVVAGDDSRGGMKGVVVRVAKLIPHELYNASITDNDIALVRVDPPLPLASHASTMQAIGIATEQPAVGVQATVSGWGYTKEDGLSSNQLQQVKVPVVDTAKCQESYYWRPISEGMLCAGLQNGGKDACQGDSGGPLVVNNKLVGIVSWGEGCARPNYPGVYANVVHFRDWIAKQQAAYV; encoded by the coding sequence ATGAACAAAGTTCTGTTACGGATATTTGCGGTTCTGCTTCTGCTGGGATTGCTGGGATTTCTGGCAGTGGAGGCCCAGCCAGATGGTCGAATTGTGGGTGGTGCAGATACCTCCAGTTACTATACCAAATATGTGGTTCAGCTGCGCAGACGCAGTTCCGCGAGCAGTGCCTATGCCCAAACCTGTGGCGGTTGCATCCTGGATGAGGTGACCATAGCCACTGCAGCCCATTGTGTCTACAATCGCGAGGCGGAGAACTTCCTGGTGGTGGCCGGAGACGATAGCCGCGGAGGAATGAAGGGCGTGGTGGTGCGAGTGGCGAAATTGATCCCACACGAGCTGTACAATGCCTCGATTACGGATAACGACATTGCCCTAGTGAGGGTGGATCCCCCGCTTCCCTTGGCCAGTCACGCGAGCACAATGCAGGCCATTGGTATCGCCACGGAGCAGCCGGCTGTGGGTGTCCAGGCCACCGTCAGTGGCTGGGGCTACACCAAGGAGGACGGGCTGTCCTCCAATCAGCTGCAGCAGGTCAAGGTGCCAGTTGTGGACACCGCAAAGTGCCAGGAGTCGTACTACTGGCGACCCATCAGCGAGGGCATGCTCTGCGCCGGCTTGCAGAATGGTGGAAAGGATGCCTGCCAGGGAGATTCCGGTGGACCTCTGGTTGTCAACAACAAACTGGTTGGCATCGTTTCCTGGGGCGAAGGATGCGCGAGGCCCAACTATCCCGGAGTCTATGCCAATGTGGTTCACTTTAGGGACTGGATAGCCAAGCAGCAAGCAGCCTATGTGTGA
- the LOC128254356 gene encoding trypsin epsilon, translated as MLKSAVLLSILACALAGTIPEGLLPQLDGRIVGGYETSIEAHPYQVSLQRGGSHFCGGSIYSHDIVITAAHCLQSIEAKDLKIRVGSTYWRSGGSVHSVRAFRNHEGYNARTMVNDIAIIRIASDLSFRSSIREIRIADSNPREGATAVVSGWGTTESGGSTIPDHLLAVDLKIVDVSRCRSSEFSYGSKIKDTMICAYAEHKDACQGDSGGPLVSGDRLVGVVSWGYGCGDVRYPGVYADVAHFHEWIERTAEEV; from the coding sequence ATGTTGAAATCCGCGGTACTTCTTTCCATTCTGGCCTGCGCCTTGGCGGGCACTATTCCCGAGGGACTGCTGCCCCAGTTGGATGGTCGCATCGTCGGTGGCTATGAGACCAGCATCGAGGCCCATCCCTACCAGGTGTCCCTGCAGCGCGGGGGATCCCACTTCTGCGGCGGCTCCATCTACTCGCACGACATTGTGATCACCGCCGCCCACTGTCTGCAGTCGATCGAGGCCAAGGATTTGAAGATCCGCGTGGGCAGCACCTACTGGCGCTCCGGCGGCAGTGTCCACTCCGTTCGCGCCTTCCGCAACCACGAGGGCTACAACGCCCGCACCATGGTCAACGACATCGCCATCATCCGCATCGCTTCGGACCTGAGCTTCCGCTCGAGCATCCGCGAGATCCGCATCGCCGACTCGAATCCGCGCGAGGGCGCCACCGCCGTGGTCTCCGGATGGGGCACCACCGAGTCCGGCGGCAGCACCATTCCCGACCACCTCCTGGCCGTCGACCTGAAGATCGTCGACGTGTCGCGCTGCCGCTCCAGCGAGTTCAGCTACGGCAGCAAGATCAAGGACACCATGATCTGCGCCTACGCCGAGCACAAGGACGCCTGCCAGGGTGACTCCGGTGGCCCACTGGTCTCCGGCGATCGCCTGGTCGGCGTGGTCTCCTGGGGCTACGGATGCGGCGATGTGAGGTACCCCGGTGTCTACGCCGACGTTGCCCACTTCCACGAGTGGATCGAGAGGACCGCCGAGGAGGTGTAA
- the LOC128253747 gene encoding trypsin delta-like, whose amino-acid sequence MLKFVILLSAVACALGGTVPEGLLPQLDGRIVGGTTTTITSFPWQISLQRSGSHSCGGSVYSANIIVTAAHCLQSVSASVLQVRAGSSLWSSGGSVAKVASFKNHEGYNANTMVNDIAIVRLSSSLSFSSSIKAIGLASSNPANGAAASVSGWGTQSYGSSSIPSQLQYVNVNIVGQSQCASSTYGYGSQIKSSMICAAASGKDACQGDSGGPLVSGGVLVGVVSWGYGCAYSNYPGVYASVADLRSWVVNNA is encoded by the coding sequence ATGCTGAAGTTCGTGATCTTGTTGTCTGCCGTAGCCTGCGCCCTGGGAGGCACCGTCCCCGAGGGACTCCTGCCCCAGCTGGATGGCCGCATCGTCGGAGGAACgaccaccaccatcaccagcTTCCCCTGGCAGATCTCCCTGCAGCGCAGTGGCAGCCACTCCTGCGGCGGATCCGTCTACTCCGCCAACATCATTGTGACCGCCGCCCACTGCCTGCAGTCCGTGTCCGCCTCTGTTCTGCAAGTCCGTGCTGGATCCAGCCTGTGGAGCTCCGGCGGCAGCGTGGCCAAGGTGGCCTCCTTCAAGAACCACGAGGGCTACAACGCCAACACCATGGTCAACGACATCGCCATCGTCAGGCTGAGCAGCTCCCTGTCCTTCAGCTCCTCCATCAAGGCCATCGGTCTGGCCAGCTCCAACCCCGCCAACGGCGCCGCTGCCTCCGTCTCCGGCTGGGGCACCCAGTCCTACGGCTCCAGCTCCATCCCCTCCCAGCTGCAGTACGTCAACGTGAACATCGTCGGCCAGTCGCAGTGCGCTTCCTCCACCTACGGATACGGTAGCCAGATCAAGAGCAGCATGATCTGCGCTGCTGCCAGCGGCAAGGATGCCTGCCAGGGTGACTCCGGCGGCCCACTGGTCTCCGGTGGAGTCCTTGTCGGTGTGGTCTCCTGGGGATACGGATGCGCCTACTCCAACTACCCCGGTGTCTACGCCAGCGTGGCCGACCTCCGCTCCTGGGTGGTCAACAACGCCTAA
- the LOC128254358 gene encoding trypsin delta: MSRILVAFLVLLGVASSLADPLYRNEEVEVPKLDGRIVGGENTNITHYPHQISMRYRGNHRCGGSVYKSNIVISAAHCLSTLTGPENLTIVAGSSNIWYPTGPQQELAVRKFIIHPKYRTLNNDYDAAILILDGDFEFNKAVQPIQLAKERPEHDTPVTVTGWGTTSEGGTISDVLQEVSVNVVENTQCKSAYSIMLTSRMLCAGVTGGGKDACQGDSGGPLILNNELLGIVSWGTGCAREKYPGVYCSVPDVRDWLLEIIDAQSDIGKIDFL, from the coding sequence ATGTCACGGATTTTGGTCGCGTTTCTGGTGCTTCTGGGAGTGGCCAGCTCCCTGGCGGATCCTCTTTACCGGAACGAGGAGGTTGAGGTTCCCAAGCTCGATGGACGCATTGTCGGTGGAGAGAATACGAACATCACCCACTATCCGCATCAAATCTCTATGAGATATAGAGGAAATCACCGATGTGGAGGCTCCGTTTACAAGTCAAACATAGTCATCAGTGCTGCTCATTGTTTGAGCACGTTGACCGGACCGGAAAATCTAACAATTGTGGCTGGTTCCTCGAACATCTGGTATCCCACGGGACCGCAACAGGAGTTGGCGGTCCGTAAGTTCATCATTCACCCGAAGTATCGCACACTGAACAACGATTACGATGCGGCCATTTTGATTCTGGATGGCGATTTTGAGTTCAATAAGGCGGTGCAACCCATTCAGTTGGCCAAGGAGCGTCCGGAACACGATACTCCCGTAACGGTGACTGGATGGGGCACCACCAGCGAGGGAGGCACCATCTCCGATGTCCTCCAGGAGGTCAGCGTGAATGTGGTGGAGAACACCCAGTGCAAGAGCGCCTATTCCATCATGCTGACCAGTAGAATGCTCTGCGCTGGGGTCACCGGCGGCGGAAAGGATGCCTGCCAGGGCGATTCCGGTGGACCACTGATCCTCAACAACGAACTCCTGGGCATTGTCTCCTGGGGAACAGGCTGTGCCCGCGAGAAGTATCCCGGAGTCTATTGCTCCGTTCCGGATGTTCGCGACTGGCTACTGGAGATCATCGATGCCCAGTCTGATATTGGCAAAATTGACTTTCTGTAA
- the LOC128254361 gene encoding LOW QUALITY PROTEIN: trypsin theta (The sequence of the model RefSeq protein was modified relative to this genomic sequence to represent the inferred CDS: inserted 1 base in 1 codon; deleted 1 base in 1 codon) translates to MQGLVVLLVSLAVGFAHAGTIGISNADPFQREGRIVGGQDTTIRAHPYQVSLQTKSGSHFCGGSLLNGDTIVTAAHCLVGRKAAKVFVRLGSTFYNEGGIVVAVRDLAYNADYNSETMEYDVGILKLAEKVEETEDIRYVALAEKTPPTGTTAVVTGWGAKCYFWCMTLPKTLQEVXVDIVDWETCKSEEYKYGEIIYESMVCAYEKKKDACQGDSGGPLVVAGTLVGIVSWGYACASEGLPGVYSDVAFLRDWILETSKAL, encoded by the exons ATGCAGGGATTAGTGGTTCTTTTGGTTAGCTTGGCTGTGGGTTTCGCCCATGCGGGCACAATTGGCATTTCCAATGCCGATCCCTTCCAGCGTGAGGGTCGCATTGTGGGCGGTCAAGACACCACGATTCGAGCTCATCCCTACCAAGTTTCCCTGCAGACGAAGAGTGGATCGCACTTCTGCGGTGGCAGTTTGCTCAACGGTGACACTATAGTCACGGCTGCCCATTGCCTTGTGGGCAGGAAGGCGGCCAAAGTGTTTGTTCGCTTGGGTTCCACGTTCTACAACGAGGGCGGCATT GTGGTAGCCGTCCGGGATCTAGCCTACAATGCGGATTACAACTCCGAGACCATGGAGTACGACGTGGGAATACTGAAGTTGGCCGAGAAGGTCGAGGAAACCGAGGATATTCGTTATGTGGCTCTGGCCGAGAAGACTCCGCCCACTGGAACCACCGCTGTGGTCACCGGTTGGGGTGCCAAGTGCTATTTCTGGTGCATGACCCTGCCCAAGACGCTCCAGGAGG AAGTCGATATTGTGGACTGGGAGACGTGCAAATCGGAGGAATACAAATATGGAGAGATCATCTACGAGTCCATGGTGTGTGCCTATGAGAAGAAGAAGGACGCCTGCCAGGGTGACTCCGGTGGTCCTCTTGTGGTCGCTGGCACCCTGGTGGGTATCGTGTCCTGGGGATATGCCTGCGCCTCGGAAGGACTTCCCGGTGTCTACTCAGATGTGGCCTTTTTGCGAGATTGGATCCTGGAAACGAGCAAAGCTTTGTag
- the LOC128254357 gene encoding trypsin zeta: protein MSRSWLVCLLAIMACLLASTHGLPLQENPLQEDEKSGGRIVGGYATDIAQVPYQISLRYKGITTPQNAYRHRCGGSIIAEDKILTAAHCIIGTVPSQYKVVAGTNYQTGSDGVITNVKEIIMHEEYFSEFAYNNDIAILVVDPPLPLNNFTIQTIKMATEQPLEGAVSKISGWGTTSPGGTSSNQLLAVDVPIVSNDVCDKDYENFGDETYRITASMLCAGKRGVGGADACQGDSGGPLVVRDVLQGVVSWGNSCALATHPGVYANVAYLRSWIDAKLAQL from the coding sequence ATGTCGCGCTCTTGGTTGGTTTGCCTTTTGGCCATTATGGCTTGCCTGTTGGCCTCGACGCACGGTCTTCCCCTCCAGGAGAATCCCCTCCAGGAGGACGAGAAGAGCGGTGGTCGCATAGTGGGTGGCTATGCCACGGACATTGCCCAGGTGCCCTACCAGATTTCGCTGCGTTACAAGGGCATCACCACGCCGCAGAATGCCTACCGCCATCGTTGCGGTGGTTCCATCATTGCCGAGGACAAAATCCTAACAGCGGCGCACTGCATCATTGGCACGGTGCCCAGTCAGTATAAGGTTGTGGCTGGTACAAACTATCAAACCGGTTCGGATGGCGTCATCACCAATGTCAAGGAAATCATAATGCACGAGGAGTACTTCTCGGAGTTCGCCTACAACAACGATATTGCCATTCTTGTGGTGGATCCGCCATTGCCCCTTAACAACTTCACCATCCAGACCATTAAGATGGCCACGGAACAACCACtcgaaggagctgtgagcaaGATTAGCGGCTGGGGAACCACTTCACCAGGTGGAACATCCTCAAACCAACTGCTCGCCGTCGATGTGCCCATTGTGAGCAATGATGTGTGTGACAAGGATTACGAGAACTTCGGCGATGAGACCTACCGCATCACTGCGTCCATGTTGTGTGCCGGCAAACGGGGAGTGGGTGGTGCGGACGCCTGCCAGGGTGACTCCGGAGGACCCCTGGTGGTGCGCGATGTGCTCCAAGGCGTCGTCTCCTGGGGCAACAGTTGTGCCCTGGCCACTCATCCCGGCGTCTATGCCAATGTGGCCTACCTAAGGTCCTGGATCGATGCCAAGCTAGCACAGCTCTAG